A portion of the Ailuropoda melanoleuca isolate Jingjing chromosome 18, ASM200744v2, whole genome shotgun sequence genome contains these proteins:
- the UBXN8 gene encoding UBX domain-containing protein 8 isoform X1 has product MASRGIVGIFLLAALPLLCLELRRGIPDLGVKDLILLCGRIFLLLALLTLIISVTTSWLNSFKSSQVYLKEEEEKNEKRQKLVRKKQQEAQGEKATRYIENVLKPHQEMKLRKLEERFYQMTGETWKLSNGHKLGGDEDLVLEDGSQTSFETPNREAAKRRNLPKPVTRISASAEQPTQKEVLDLPEEPPETAEEVVTVALRCPSGSVLRRRFFKSCSSQVLFDWMMKIGYHTSRYSLSTSFPRRPLEMEGGWSLQDIGITVDTVLNVEEKEQTTN; this is encoded by the exons ATGGCTTCTCGTGGGATCGTGGGCATTTTCCTCCTCGCTGCTCTTCCCCTCTTGTGTCTGGAGCTCCGGCGTGGGATCCCCGATCTAG gAGTTAAAGATCTAATTTTGCTGTGTGGTCGGATTTTCTTACTGCTTGCTCTTCTTACTTTAATTATTTCTGTGACTACCTCATGGCTTAATTCATTTAAATCGTCCCAAGTGTATCTGAAAG aagaagaagagaagaatgagaaaaggcaaaaacttgtcagaaaaaaacaacaagagGCACAGGGTGAAAAG gcCACCAGATACATAGAGAATGTTCTAAAACCTCACCAGGAAATGAAGTTGAGAAAACTGGAAGAGCGCTTTTATCAGATGACGGGTGAAACCTGGAAGTTGAGCAATGGTCATAAACTTGgg GGTGACGAAGATTTGGTGCTTGAAGATGGGAGTCAGACATCTTTTGAAACACCAAACAGAGAAGCAGCAAAGAGACGAAACTTGCCTAAGCCTGTAACCAGAATTTCAGCATCTGCTGAGCAGCCCACGCAGAAGGAG GTTCTTGATCTGCCTGAAGAACCTCCTGAAACAGCTGAAGAA GTAGTTACTGTCGCTCTCCGATGTCCAAGTGGGAGTGTCCTGAGAAGAAGATTTTTTAAGTCTTGCAGTTCACAG GTCTTATTTGACTGGATGATGAAAATCGGGTACCACACATCCCGATACAGCCTTTCTACTTCCTTTCCCAGACGGCCTCTGGAAATGGAGGGAGGCTGGTCACTGCAGGACATAGGAATAACTGTGGATACTGTACTCAAtgtggaagagaaagagcagactACTAATTAA
- the UBXN8 gene encoding UBX domain-containing protein 8 isoform X2, protein MASRGIVGIFLLAALPLLCLELRRGIPDLEEEEKNEKRQKLVRKKQQEAQGEKATRYIENVLKPHQEMKLRKLEERFYQMTGETWKLSNGHKLGGDEDLVLEDGSQTSFETPNREAAKRRNLPKPVTRISASAEQPTQKEVLDLPEEPPETAEEVVTVALRCPSGSVLRRRFFKSCSSQVLFDWMMKIGYHTSRYSLSTSFPRRPLEMEGGWSLQDIGITVDTVLNVEEKEQTTN, encoded by the exons ATGGCTTCTCGTGGGATCGTGGGCATTTTCCTCCTCGCTGCTCTTCCCCTCTTGTGTCTGGAGCTCCGGCGTGGGATCCCCGATCTAG aagaagaagagaagaatgagaaaaggcaaaaacttgtcagaaaaaaacaacaagagGCACAGGGTGAAAAG gcCACCAGATACATAGAGAATGTTCTAAAACCTCACCAGGAAATGAAGTTGAGAAAACTGGAAGAGCGCTTTTATCAGATGACGGGTGAAACCTGGAAGTTGAGCAATGGTCATAAACTTGgg GGTGACGAAGATTTGGTGCTTGAAGATGGGAGTCAGACATCTTTTGAAACACCAAACAGAGAAGCAGCAAAGAGACGAAACTTGCCTAAGCCTGTAACCAGAATTTCAGCATCTGCTGAGCAGCCCACGCAGAAGGAG GTTCTTGATCTGCCTGAAGAACCTCCTGAAACAGCTGAAGAA GTAGTTACTGTCGCTCTCCGATGTCCAAGTGGGAGTGTCCTGAGAAGAAGATTTTTTAAGTCTTGCAGTTCACAG GTCTTATTTGACTGGATGATGAAAATCGGGTACCACACATCCCGATACAGCCTTTCTACTTCCTTTCCCAGACGGCCTCTGGAAATGGAGGGAGGCTGGTCACTGCAGGACATAGGAATAACTGTGGATACTGTACTCAAtgtggaagagaaagagcagactACTAATTAA